In Methanofastidiosum sp., the genomic window AGCCAAAGCAATTGTCCATATAAGTTGCAGCTTTCTCCAGTCTTTCAAAGAGTCTATCAAAATCTCCTCTTATCTCCATCATTGTTCTTGTTAGATTTCCACCTCGGAGAGTATAATTTCTTCCACTTTTTCTTATGAGGCCACACTCAATCAGTTTGTTGAGTTGATTAATAACTGCCCCACGAGACATTGAAAGCTCTTCTGCTAATTCTGTACTTGAAATGCCACATCGATAATCCGATTTTTCGACTATCACCCTAAACAATGTAATTGCTGTCTTGTTTACATCTCTTCCAGTAACAATTCCTAGTGACTCACAAACCCATTCCATATATCCTACTGGTGAATCTTCGAACGGGGCGTCTAAATCTCTGACAACTATTCGCATTGGACAGCTTCGTGAAATGGCCACTTAAGTTCACCTAAAGTTAATCTAATCAATCCATTTATAAGATTTTCGGTTATATGCCATTTTTGTTTAAATGATACTGAACAATAAAATCGCTAGGATTATTCATATCTGAGTACGGACAAAGGTCTTATCCTTGAGGTATTGTATGCA contains:
- a CDS encoding winged helix-turn-helix transcriptional regulator, which encodes MAISRSCPMRIVVRDLDAPFEDSPVGYMEWVCESLGIVTGRDVNKTAITLFRVIVEKSDYRCGISSTELAEELSMSRGAVINQLNKLIECGLIRKSGRNYTLRGGNLTRTMMEIRGDFDRLFERLEKAATYMDNCFGFPRENKIYKKFRCFND